The following proteins are co-located in the Diaphorobacter sp. HDW4B genome:
- a CDS encoding ABC transporter ATP-binding protein/permease, translated as MSLKQKLRNAAHVTRQAFDLARPYFVSEEKGKAWGLLIAIIALNLGTVYMLVQLNEWNRVFYDALENKQADVFWQQLWKFCWLAAIYIVIAVYKFYLTQLLQLNWRRWLTDRMLSRWLAAKAFYRLELTRFGGGNVPDNPDQRIQEDLNLFTTYTVSLAMGLLNAVVTFVSFVGILWGLSGVMDVAAPEALGGGTWQVTGSMVWMAVLYCIVGTAITFWVGAPQVLLNNRQQQFEANFRHYMIRVREHAEAIALDGGERVEGERLSLRFGDVLSNYLVLIRKQKNLIWFTTFFGQAAVVFPFIIAAPRFFSGAIQLGQLMQISSAFGQVSDSLSWIVTNYQDLAAWRATTQRLAGFDESLKQQGEHARDGAEWTTGDHVQTTSLEVDLPNGEVIVANAALRVGPGERVLISGASGSGKSTLMRVFAGIWPFAKGRVERPQDAMFIPQRPYFPEGSLRDALAYPEPASHYSDEQFAQVLENAKLPKLRARLDENNVWNAVLSGGEQQRLAIARVLLKRPAWVFADEATSAMDNPTEAHVYQQLVRLVDEQKGGLVSIAHRDSVHAFHNQRWTLDPEHKRIDATAV; from the coding sequence ATGAGTCTGAAACAGAAGCTGCGCAACGCCGCACATGTCACGCGTCAGGCGTTCGATCTGGCGCGTCCTTATTTTGTGTCGGAGGAAAAAGGCAAGGCATGGGGGCTGCTCATCGCCATCATTGCCTTGAACCTCGGCACGGTCTACATGCTGGTGCAGCTCAACGAGTGGAATCGCGTGTTTTACGACGCGCTGGAGAACAAACAGGCCGATGTGTTCTGGCAGCAGTTGTGGAAGTTCTGCTGGCTCGCGGCGATCTATATTGTGATCGCTGTCTACAAGTTCTATCTCACGCAACTCCTTCAATTGAATTGGCGGCGTTGGCTGACCGACCGGATGCTTTCGCGCTGGCTGGCGGCCAAGGCGTTCTATCGGCTGGAGCTGACGCGCTTTGGCGGCGGCAATGTGCCGGATAACCCCGATCAGCGCATTCAGGAAGACCTGAACCTGTTCACCACTTACACCGTCTCGCTCGCCATGGGGCTGCTCAACGCGGTGGTCACGTTCGTGAGCTTTGTGGGCATTCTCTGGGGCTTGAGTGGGGTGATGGACGTGGCCGCGCCCGAGGCGCTTGGTGGAGGCACGTGGCAAGTCACCGGCTCCATGGTGTGGATGGCGGTGCTGTATTGCATCGTCGGCACGGCCATCACGTTCTGGGTGGGCGCGCCGCAGGTGTTGCTCAACAACCGGCAGCAGCAGTTCGAGGCCAACTTTCGCCACTACATGATCCGCGTGCGCGAGCATGCCGAGGCGATTGCGCTGGATGGTGGCGAACGCGTGGAAGGCGAACGTCTGAGCCTGCGTTTCGGCGATGTGCTGAGCAACTATCTGGTGCTGATCCGCAAGCAGAAAAATCTGATTTGGTTCACCACCTTTTTTGGTCAGGCGGCGGTGGTGTTCCCGTTCATCATTGCCGCGCCGCGATTCTTCAGTGGCGCGATTCAGCTCGGGCAACTGATGCAGATTTCATCGGCGTTTGGACAGGTGTCGGATTCGCTGAGCTGGATCGTGACCAACTATCAAGACCTGGCGGCATGGCGCGCGACCACGCAGCGTCTGGCCGGTTTCGACGAGAGCCTGAAACAGCAGGGTGAACATGCGCGGGACGGTGCCGAGTGGACGACCGGCGACCATGTGCAGACGACGTCACTTGAAGTCGATCTGCCCAACGGCGAGGTGATTGTGGCGAATGCCGCGTTGCGTGTCGGCCCCGGTGAACGCGTGCTGATCAGCGGCGCATCGGGCAGCGGAAAATCCACGCTGATGCGCGTCTTTGCAGGCATCTGGCCTTTCGCAAAGGGACGGGTGGAACGACCGCAGGATGCGATGTTCATTCCGCAGCGGCCGTATTTCCCGGAAGGCTCTTTGCGTGATGCGCTGGCCTATCCGGAACCGGCTTCGCACTACTCCGATGAGCAGTTTGCGCAGGTATTGGAGAACGCCAAATTGCCCAAGCTGCGCGCGCGGCTCGACGAAAACAATGTCTGGAATGCGGTGCTTTCAGGCGGCGAGCAACAGCGACTGGCGATTGCGCGCGTGCTGCTCAAGCGACCCGCTTGGGTGTTTGCCGACGAGGCCACCAGCGCCATGGACAACCCGACGGAGGCGCATGTTTATCAGCAATTGGTTCGACTGGTGGACGAGCAAAAGGGCGGGTTGGTTTCGATTGCGCACCGCGACAGCGTGCATGCATTCCACAACCAGCGCTGGACGCTCGATCCGGAGCACAAGCGCATCGACGCGACGGCCGTTTGA
- a CDS encoding 6-phosphofructokinase yields MRVGVLTGGGDCPGLNAVIRAVTKSLIGQGQCEVLGIEDGFQGLMEATPRVQALSWDQVSGILHRGGTILGTSNSANPLRDAATKELVARNVKALGLDVLVVIGGDGTMSLAHGLESVGLQCVGVPKTIDNDIAHCERSFGFDTAVATVTDALHRIESTAFSHHRVMIVETMGRHAGWIALEAGIAGAADIIVLPEIDYDLQAIVDRCREREQRQRYTIICIGEGAKESGASLTVREHVEGSPDPVRLGGVAHVLRERLQPHLKSEVRATVLGHLQRGGDPTPFDRVLATRFGHRAAQLVLAREWGRMVTLQHGEIGSVALGDVANTQRTVPLDHDLVTTARDIGICFGDR; encoded by the coding sequence ATGCGCGTTGGGGTTTTGACGGGTGGTGGAGATTGTCCGGGGCTGAATGCGGTGATCCGCGCGGTGACCAAGTCGCTGATCGGCCAGGGGCAGTGCGAGGTGCTTGGCATCGAGGATGGCTTTCAGGGCCTGATGGAAGCAACGCCGCGCGTGCAGGCGCTTTCGTGGGATCAGGTCTCGGGCATTCTGCATCGCGGCGGCACGATTCTGGGCACCAGCAACAGCGCCAATCCACTGCGTGACGCGGCCACCAAGGAGCTGGTCGCGCGCAACGTGAAGGCACTGGGTCTCGATGTGCTGGTCGTCATCGGCGGCGACGGCACCATGTCGCTTGCGCATGGCCTGGAGAGCGTGGGCCTGCAATGCGTGGGCGTGCCCAAGACCATCGACAACGACATCGCACATTGCGAGCGCAGCTTTGGTTTCGACACGGCGGTGGCGACGGTGACGGATGCGCTGCATCGCATCGAAAGCACGGCCTTCAGCCACCACCGCGTGATGATCGTCGAGACCATGGGGCGGCATGCCGGATGGATTGCATTGGAGGCGGGCATCGCAGGCGCTGCCGACATCATTGTGCTGCCCGAGATCGACTACGACCTGCAAGCCATCGTCGACCGCTGCCGCGAGCGCGAGCAGCGTCAGCGCTACACCATCATCTGCATTGGCGAAGGGGCGAAGGAAAGCGGTGCCAGCCTCACGGTGCGCGAGCACGTGGAGGGCAGTCCCGACCCCGTGCGTCTGGGCGGCGTGGCGCATGTGCTGCGCGAGCGCTTGCAACCGCATCTGAAAAGCGAAGTGCGTGCCACGGTGCTCGGCCACTTGCAGCGCGGCGGAGATCCGACTCCGTTCGATCGCGTGCTTGCCACCCGCTTTGGTCACCGCGCCGCGCAACTGGTGCTGGCGCGCGAGTGGGGGCGCATGGTCACCTTGCAGCACGGCGAGATCGGCAGCGTGGCGCTGGGCGATGTGGCCAACACGCAGCGCACGGTGCCGCTGGATCACGACCTTGTCACCACGGCGCGCGACATCGGCATCTGCTTCGGTGATCGTTGA
- a CDS encoding mechanosensitive ion channel family protein, with translation MALRWRTYLPDWTQDSLDLIIPGFQIILIIAGAVLLHTMFKRVMKRAGEHYQFPHELTMPVTVVVRWLIIISALLFVLERLGVSASVLWTAFTGFATVGAVAFFAAWSVLSNLFCAFLIFVVGPFRVGDHIEVLDTAEKLGAVGKVVDINLLYTTLEDSTAPEPGTLLQIPNALIFQRVVRRWPEGKPLPQNKLHQPPAPAASANGSEPTPAPKAATFP, from the coding sequence ATGGCCCTTCGCTGGAGAACTTACCTGCCCGACTGGACGCAGGACTCGCTGGATCTGATCATCCCCGGCTTTCAAATCATCCTGATCATTGCAGGAGCCGTCCTCCTGCACACCATGTTCAAGCGGGTCATGAAGCGTGCGGGCGAGCACTACCAGTTCCCGCACGAGCTGACGATGCCGGTCACCGTGGTGGTGCGCTGGCTCATCATCATCAGCGCATTGCTGTTCGTGCTGGAGCGTCTGGGCGTGTCGGCCTCCGTGCTCTGGACGGCGTTCACCGGCTTTGCCACCGTGGGCGCGGTCGCGTTCTTTGCGGCGTGGAGCGTGCTCTCGAATCTGTTCTGCGCGTTTCTGATCTTCGTGGTCGGCCCGTTCCGCGTGGGCGATCACATCGAGGTACTGGACACCGCCGAAAAGCTCGGTGCGGTCGGCAAGGTGGTGGACATCAACCTGCTCTACACCACGCTCGAAGACTCCACCGCGCCCGAGCCCGGCACGCTGCTGCAGATTCCCAATGCGTTGATCTTTCAGCGCGTGGTGCGCCGCTGGCCTGAAGGCAAGCCGCTGCCGCAGAACAAGCTGCACCAGCCGCCTGCGCCCGCTGCGTCAGCCAACGGTTCGGAACCTACGCCTGCGCCCAAAGCGGCAACATTTCCCTGA
- a CDS encoding diguanylate cyclase domain-containing protein, which translates to MSQLLNEPSLSTAQSSSSADRPFSVLLVEDLASVRAQLANELRRAGVSEVLEASDAEPALRLFKLRRPDMVLLDIRLPGAHDGYWVAQRMRELEPGGWTPIIFLSGLDGDLDVWRGIESGGDDYLVKPVKPIVLAAKLRAMRRLHEMRRRLVTLTDELHVANQRLNEMVEMDPLTGLVNRRGFDRILHTEITAARRDHAPLTLMLCDLDHFKRYNDTAGHVKGDAALREVARVLREVCVRPRDVASRYGGEEFALILPNTPRAGAMTFARALGGLLKARDIAHPDSPIGPVLTLSGGITTCVPDDTTSAITMVMRADEALYAAKAQGRDRFFSFEMQMDTIEQRKR; encoded by the coding sequence ATGAGCCAGCTACTCAACGAACCCAGTTTGAGCACAGCCCAGTCGTCTTCCTCTGCCGATCGCCCCTTCTCGGTGCTGTTGGTGGAGGACCTTGCGTCCGTTCGCGCCCAACTGGCGAACGAGCTGCGCCGAGCGGGCGTCTCCGAAGTGCTCGAAGCCTCCGACGCCGAACCCGCCCTGCGGCTGTTCAAGCTGCGCCGCCCGGACATGGTGCTGCTCGACATCCGCCTGCCCGGCGCGCATGACGGCTACTGGGTTGCCCAGCGCATGCGCGAGCTGGAGCCCGGCGGCTGGACACCGATCATCTTTCTCTCGGGCCTCGATGGCGATCTCGACGTCTGGCGCGGCATCGAGTCGGGCGGCGACGACTACCTCGTCAAACCCGTCAAACCGATTGTTCTGGCCGCCAAGCTGCGCGCCATGCGCCGCCTGCACGAAATGCGCCGCCGCCTCGTCACGCTGACCGACGAACTGCACGTGGCCAATCAGCGCCTGAACGAAATGGTGGAGATGGACCCGCTCACGGGTCTGGTCAACCGGCGCGGTTTCGACCGCATCCTGCACACCGAGATCACGGCCGCCCGCCGCGACCACGCACCGCTCACGCTGATGCTGTGCGATCTGGACCACTTCAAGCGCTACAACGACACCGCAGGCCACGTCAAAGGCGATGCCGCCCTGCGCGAAGTCGCCCGCGTGCTGCGCGAAGTCTGCGTGCGCCCGCGCGACGTGGCATCGCGCTACGGCGGCGAAGAATTTGCGCTCATCCTGCCCAACACCCCCAGAGCCGGAGCGATGACCTTTGCCCGCGCGCTCGGCGGGCTGCTCAAGGCGCGCGACATTGCGCACCCCGACTCGCCCATCGGGCCAGTATTGACCCTGTCGGGCGGCATCACGACCTGCGTGCCGGACGACACCACGAGCGCGATCACGATGGTGATGCGGGCCGACGAAGCCCTCTACGCCGCCAAAGCCCAAGGCCGAGATCGTTTCTTCAGCTTCGAAATGCAGATGGACACCATTGAGCAGCGAAAGCGCTGA